One genomic segment of Carassius auratus strain Wakin chromosome 29, ASM336829v1, whole genome shotgun sequence includes these proteins:
- the syt1a gene encoding synaptotagmin-1a isoform X1, translating to MSRREALVGNPAPSAAPEVSGNSTEAAGPGPRETKDEMFSKVKDKFMNELHKIPLPSWAIVAIAFVAVVLVVSCCFCICKKWIFKKKNKKKGKDKGKNAINMKDVNDGIKTEALKDEDDAETGLTDTEKEVEPKEEEKLGKLQYSLDYNFTENTLIVGIIQAAELPAMDMGGTSDPYVKVYLLPDKKKKFETKVHRKTLNPVFNEQFTFKVPYIELGGKTLMMTVYDFDRFSKHDAIGDVKVPMNKVDFSHVTEEWRDLQSAEKEEQEKLGDICFSLRYVPTAGKLTVVVLEAKNLKKMDVGGLSDPYVKIHLMQNGKRLKKKKTTIKKNTLNPYYNESFSFEVPFEQIQKVQVVITVLDYDKIGKNDAIGKVFVGLNSSGTELRHWSDMLANPRRPIAQWHVLKPEEEIDGMLAAQKK from the exons ATGAGTCGAAGGGAGGCTTTGGTGGGAAACCCTGCACCTAGTGCGGCGCCTGAGGTATCGGGCAACAGCACAGAGGCAGCAGGACCCGGTCCCCGTGAGACCAAAGATGAGATGTTCTCCAAAGTCAAAGACAAGTTCATGAATGAACTGCACAAAATCCCAC TGCCATCATGGGCCATCGTCGCCATTGCATTTGTTGCTGTTGTACTAGTTGTTTCCTGCTGCTTCTGCATCTGCAAAAAGTGGATTTTcaagaagaagaacaagaaaaagGGCAAAGACAAGGGCAAGAATGCAATCAACATGAAAGACGTCAATGACGGTATCAAAACCgag GCCTTGAAGGATGAGGATGATGCGGAAACAGGGCTGACGGATACAGAGAAAGAAGTGGAGCCTAAGGAAGAAGAGAAACTTGGCAAATTACAGTATTCCTTGGATTACAATTTCACAGAGAATACG CTCATAGTGGGGATCATCCAAGCAGCAGAGCTCCCTGCCATGGATATGGGTGGCACTTCTGACCCCTATGTAAAGGTCTACCTTCTTCCAGACAAGAAGAAGAAATTTGAGACCAAGGTCCACCGGAAGACGTTGAATCCTGTTTTCAATGAGCAATTCACCTTTAAG GTTCCCTACATTGAGCTTGGAGGGAAAACTCTGATGATGACGGTATATGATTTTGACCGCTTCTCCAAACATGACGCCATTGGAGACGTGAAGGTGCCCATGAACAAGGTCGACTTTAGTCATGTGACTGAAGAGTGGAGGGACCTCCAGAGCGCTGAGAAAGAAGAG CAAGAGAAGCTGGGTGACATCTGTTTCTCTCTACGGTATGTGCCCACTGCTGGCAAACTGACCGTGGTCGTTCTGGAGGCCAAGAACCTGAAGAAGATGGATGTCGGTGGCCTGTCAG ATCCCTACGTCAAGATTCACCTGATGCAGAACGGCAAGcggctgaagaagaagaagacgacaaTCAAAAAGAACACCCTTAATCCTTACTACAATGAATCTTTCAGTTTCGAAGTGCCATTCGAACAAATCCAG AAAGTTCAAGTTGTTATAACTGTTCTGGACTATGACAAGATTGGCAAGAACGATGCCATCGGCAAAGTGTTTGTGGGCTTGAACAGCTCAGGCACCGAGCTCCGTCACTGGTCAGATATGCTGGCCAACCCCAGGAGACCCATCGCTCAGTGGCACGTGCTCAAGCCAGAGGAGGAAATAGATGGCATGCTGGCAGCTCAGAAAAAATAG
- the syt1a gene encoding synaptotagmin-1a isoform X2: protein MSRREALVGNPAPSAAPEVSGNSTEAAGPGPRETKDEMFSKVKDKFMNELHKIPLPSWAIVAIAFVAVVLVVSCCFCICKKWIFKKKNKKKGKDKGKNAINMKDVNDGIKTEDEDDAETGLTDTEKEVEPKEEEKLGKLQYSLDYNFTENTLIVGIIQAAELPAMDMGGTSDPYVKVYLLPDKKKKFETKVHRKTLNPVFNEQFTFKVPYIELGGKTLMMTVYDFDRFSKHDAIGDVKVPMNKVDFSHVTEEWRDLQSAEKEEQEKLGDICFSLRYVPTAGKLTVVVLEAKNLKKMDVGGLSDPYVKIHLMQNGKRLKKKKTTIKKNTLNPYYNESFSFEVPFEQIQKVQVVITVLDYDKIGKNDAIGKVFVGLNSSGTELRHWSDMLANPRRPIAQWHVLKPEEEIDGMLAAQKK, encoded by the exons ATGAGTCGAAGGGAGGCTTTGGTGGGAAACCCTGCACCTAGTGCGGCGCCTGAGGTATCGGGCAACAGCACAGAGGCAGCAGGACCCGGTCCCCGTGAGACCAAAGATGAGATGTTCTCCAAAGTCAAAGACAAGTTCATGAATGAACTGCACAAAATCCCAC TGCCATCATGGGCCATCGTCGCCATTGCATTTGTTGCTGTTGTACTAGTTGTTTCCTGCTGCTTCTGCATCTGCAAAAAGTGGATTTTcaagaagaagaacaagaaaaagGGCAAAGACAAGGGCAAGAATGCAATCAACATGAAAGACGTCAATGACGGTATCAAAACCgag GATGAGGATGATGCGGAAACAGGGCTGACGGATACAGAGAAAGAAGTGGAGCCTAAGGAAGAAGAGAAACTTGGCAAATTACAGTATTCCTTGGATTACAATTTCACAGAGAATACG CTCATAGTGGGGATCATCCAAGCAGCAGAGCTCCCTGCCATGGATATGGGTGGCACTTCTGACCCCTATGTAAAGGTCTACCTTCTTCCAGACAAGAAGAAGAAATTTGAGACCAAGGTCCACCGGAAGACGTTGAATCCTGTTTTCAATGAGCAATTCACCTTTAAG GTTCCCTACATTGAGCTTGGAGGGAAAACTCTGATGATGACGGTATATGATTTTGACCGCTTCTCCAAACATGACGCCATTGGAGACGTGAAGGTGCCCATGAACAAGGTCGACTTTAGTCATGTGACTGAAGAGTGGAGGGACCTCCAGAGCGCTGAGAAAGAAGAG CAAGAGAAGCTGGGTGACATCTGTTTCTCTCTACGGTATGTGCCCACTGCTGGCAAACTGACCGTGGTCGTTCTGGAGGCCAAGAACCTGAAGAAGATGGATGTCGGTGGCCTGTCAG ATCCCTACGTCAAGATTCACCTGATGCAGAACGGCAAGcggctgaagaagaagaagacgacaaTCAAAAAGAACACCCTTAATCCTTACTACAATGAATCTTTCAGTTTCGAAGTGCCATTCGAACAAATCCAG AAAGTTCAAGTTGTTATAACTGTTCTGGACTATGACAAGATTGGCAAGAACGATGCCATCGGCAAAGTGTTTGTGGGCTTGAACAGCTCAGGCACCGAGCTCCGTCACTGGTCAGATATGCTGGCCAACCCCAGGAGACCCATCGCTCAGTGGCACGTGCTCAAGCCAGAGGAGGAAATAGATGGCATGCTGGCAGCTCAGAAAAAATAG